The Gemmatimonadota bacterium genomic interval GAAGAACATGAACCACAATACGGCCCATGCCGCCCAGCAGAGGCCGAACCAGTAGCCCCAGAGCGTCGAAGCACCCTGCAGTGTCGTGATCGCGACCGGAATCGCGGTAATGGCAACGAACAGGCTGTACCAGCCGAGCCCGCGGCCATCGACATCATTAAACTGGTTGTAGGCCACCCACAGGTAGGTAAACGAGAACAGCAGGGTCAGCCCCGCCGCCTGTTGTCCCGCCAGATTGTTGCCCGGGCCGAAAGCGAGATACATCGCCACCAGCGCGGTAACGGCGCCGGTGAAAATGTTGATGATCGCGATCTCACGCGATCCGATCCGGCCCATGAGCCAAATCCCGTTCAGGAACAGAACGGCTCCGACCCAGAGAAGTGCCAGTCCCAACATAGTCGCTTCCTCCGACTGTTACCCGTCATTAAGTGCCATTACATTTAGTGTAATTACACGTCAGACAAAAAGTCAACCGGAGGCAGGAAAAAAGTCAACCGGAGGCAGGAAAACGCATCCCTGCCTCCGGTCCGTCCTGTCAGTTAGCTGCAGGATGCCGCGTCTGCGCCGCTGACCTGGACGCTCGGACCGGCCTTGTTCGGCCGGATATCGAAATCGAAGATCTCCGTCGGCACTGCAACC includes:
- a CDS encoding AmiS/UreI family transporter; the protein is MLGLALLWVGAVLFLNGIWLMGRIGSREIAIINIFTGAVTALVAMYLAFGPGNNLAGQQAAGLTLLFSFTYLWVAYNQFNDVDGRGLGWYSLFVAITAIPVAITTLQGASTLWGYWFGLCWAAWAVLWFMFFLLLAMQKPIAKVTGAVTCIQGIVTAWLPGYLLLCCFVAA